One genomic window of Cyanobium sp. ATX 6F1 includes the following:
- the surE gene encoding 5'/3'-nucleotidase SurE: protein MGPLRILISNDDGVFADGLRVLAAEAASRGHQVTVVCPDQERSATGHGLTLQTPLRAERADELFAAGVRAWACSGTPSDCVKLALSSLLEEPPELVLSGINHGPNLGTDVFYSGTVSAAMEGTLDGLPALAVSSACFQWRQFEPAARLALDVAEQVLAAGWPEGLLLNLNVPALPDGSIAPLRWCRPGVRRYVDQFDRRSDPRGRTYYWLAGEVVNDLESAGAGPQDWPTDVAQVHAGGAALTPLQPELFWRGGLEALGGLLRVDLQRGR from the coding sequence ATGGGCCCCCTGCGGATCCTGATCAGCAACGACGACGGGGTCTTCGCCGATGGCCTCCGTGTCCTGGCGGCCGAGGCGGCGTCCCGGGGGCATCAGGTCACGGTGGTCTGCCCCGACCAGGAACGCTCCGCCACCGGCCATGGGCTCACCCTGCAGACGCCCTTGCGGGCGGAGCGGGCCGATGAGCTGTTCGCCGCTGGGGTGCGGGCCTGGGCCTGCAGCGGCACCCCCTCCGACTGCGTCAAGCTCGCCCTCTCCAGCCTGCTGGAGGAACCCCCGGAGCTGGTGCTCTCGGGCATCAACCACGGCCCCAACCTGGGCACCGACGTGTTTTATTCCGGCACGGTCTCGGCGGCCATGGAGGGCACCCTCGACGGGCTGCCCGCCCTGGCGGTGAGCAGCGCCTGTTTCCAGTGGCGCCAGTTCGAGCCCGCCGCACGCCTGGCCCTCGACGTGGCCGAGCAGGTGTTGGCGGCGGGCTGGCCCGAGGGTTTGCTGCTCAACCTCAACGTTCCCGCCCTGCCCGACGGCTCGATCGCGCCGCTGCGCTGGTGCCGGCCGGGGGTGCGCCGTTACGTCGACCAGTTCGACCGCCGCAGTGACCCGCGGGGCCGCACCTATTACTGGCTGGCGGGGGAGGTGGTGAATGATCTGGAGTCGGCCGGCGCCGGCCCCCAGGACTGGCCCACGGATGTGGCCCAGGTCCATGCCGGTGGTGCCGCCCTCACGCCCCTGCAGCCGGAACTGTTCTGGAGAGGAGGCCTGGAGGCCCTGGGCGGACTGCTCCGGGTCGATCTTCAGCGCGGTCGGTAG
- a CDS encoding DUF3611 family protein → MADRLDLLQISAALRRVGWVRFWFQLALGIVVVGVLIFNNIGGQMAANSSRALGLGPGLSLTTLSFFVLLWSLWQGWLVVLCGRALASPAHPSKGETARLVKRGLLADLVGLTLAAVGYQALAGSLFVQASQQVPGFFGAQMQGVPGAGGRVVGLPITSIEMLAVLSNTQVLFAHLLGLIISLWLLQRIYRPR, encoded by the coding sequence ATGGCCGATCGCCTCGATCTGCTTCAGATCTCCGCCGCCCTGCGGCGCGTGGGCTGGGTGCGCTTCTGGTTTCAGCTGGCCCTGGGGATCGTGGTGGTGGGGGTGCTGATCTTCAACAACATCGGCGGCCAGATGGCGGCCAATTCCTCCCGGGCCCTGGGGCTGGGCCCGGGCCTCTCGCTCACCACGCTCTCGTTCTTCGTGCTGCTCTGGAGCCTCTGGCAGGGCTGGCTGGTGGTGCTCTGCGGCCGCGCCCTGGCCAGCCCCGCCCACCCCTCGAAAGGCGAAACGGCGCGGTTGGTCAAGCGCGGGCTGCTGGCGGATCTGGTCGGCCTCACCCTGGCGGCGGTGGGCTACCAGGCCCTGGCCGGCAGCCTGTTCGTGCAGGCCTCCCAGCAGGTGCCGGGCTTCTTCGGCGCCCAGATGCAGGGGGTGCCTGGCGCCGGCGGCCGCGTGGTGGGGCTGCCGATCACCTCGATCGAAATGCTCGCGGTGCTCAGCAACACCCAGGTGCTGTTCGCCCACCTGCTCGGGCTGATCATCAGCCTGTGGCTGCTGCAGCGGATCTACCGACCGCGCTGA
- a CDS encoding bifunctional riboflavin kinase/FAD synthetase produces the protein MIPLRSPQEARRPTAVALGSFDGLHRGHRRVIEAVTGWRPAALGTAPGPAPVPTVLSFWPHPREVLFGDTRLRLDLPVEKLSLLEPLGIEQLVLVPFDRALAALSPAAFVEQVLVGQLQARVVAVGENFRFGVGRCGDTAELVALGARHGIDVQVLPMLQDNGERFSSSRIRKALAMGDLEEAARLLERPYRFSGRVVRGRGLGREIGWPTANLQVDGRKFLPLEGVYAAFAQLDGGPPLAAVMNLGPQPTVDPMAPSAVEVHLLDRQLELEGRELVVEPVALLRRQQRFSDLEELSAQIARDAQQARELTGARGAPAAMAGLGSGGGVGVGEAPDDEGTDAPQQQNP, from the coding sequence TTGATTCCGCTGCGATCGCCCCAGGAGGCCCGTCGGCCCACGGCGGTGGCCCTCGGCAGCTTCGACGGACTGCACCGGGGCCACCGGCGGGTGATCGAGGCGGTCACGGGTTGGCGGCCGGCCGCGCTTGGCACCGCTCCTGGGCCAGCTCCCGTGCCAACGGTGTTGAGCTTTTGGCCCCACCCCCGGGAAGTGCTCTTTGGCGACACCCGCCTGCGGCTGGACCTGCCGGTGGAGAAGCTCAGCCTGTTGGAACCGCTGGGCATCGAGCAGCTGGTGCTGGTGCCGTTTGATCGCGCCCTGGCGGCCCTGAGTCCGGCCGCCTTCGTGGAGCAGGTGCTGGTGGGCCAGCTGCAGGCCCGGGTGGTGGCCGTGGGGGAGAACTTCCGCTTCGGTGTCGGCCGCTGCGGCGATACCGCTGAGCTGGTGGCCCTCGGTGCCCGCCATGGGATTGACGTGCAGGTGCTGCCGATGCTCCAGGACAACGGTGAACGTTTCAGCAGCAGCCGCATCCGCAAGGCCCTGGCCATGGGTGATCTGGAGGAGGCCGCGCGGCTGCTGGAGCGGCCCTACCGCTTCAGTGGCCGGGTGGTGCGGGGCCGCGGCCTGGGTCGGGAGATCGGTTGGCCCACGGCCAACCTGCAGGTGGACGGCCGCAAGTTTCTGCCCCTGGAAGGGGTCTATGCCGCCTTCGCGCAGCTTGATGGCGGGCCGCCGCTGGCGGCGGTGATGAACCTCGGTCCCCAGCCCACGGTGGACCCCATGGCCCCCTCGGCGGTGGAGGTGCACCTGCTGGACCGGCAGCTGGAGCTGGAGGGCCGTGAGCTGGTGGTTGAACCGGTGGCGTTGCTGCGCCGTCAGCAGCGCTTTTCCGACCTGGAGGAGCTCAGTGCCCAGATCGCCCGTGACGCCCAGCAGGCCCGTGAGCTCACCGGCGCCCGTGGCGCCCCAGCGGCCATGGCTGGCCTGGGCTCAGGCGGCGGGGTAGGCGTTGGTGAGGCCCCAGACGATGAAGGCACCGATGCCCCCCAGCAGCAGAATCCCTGA